In one Antennarius striatus isolate MH-2024 chromosome 15, ASM4005453v1, whole genome shotgun sequence genomic region, the following are encoded:
- the crata gene encoding carnitine O-acetyltransferase, protein MWGIFTRTMVKAGKSKSCGLAKPCHLVKPVSTIRITGRYLTHQRGLPTLPVPPLKQTCERYIAALEPIVEEDELKHTKELLSDFQAPGGVGERLQRALEKRAQHTDNWLSEWWVQVAYLQYRMPVVVHSNPGLILPRMNFRDKQGQLRFASKLIAAVLDFKIMTDNEALPVEYLGGKPLCMNQFYEVLSSCRVPGLTSDSVVNHAKSSRPPKHITVVHNHQFFMLDVYHGDGTALTADQLHTQLERICSASPQRNTEPVGVLTSQQRDSWARAYLNLIKDQTNKDSVSAIQRSIFLLCLDGAVPPVADGMYRSLAAVQMLHGGGCQWNSGNRWFDKTLQFIVGEDGTCGANYEHAPAEGPPIVTLIDHIVEYTRKDDAPRSSRVSLSKPQKLHFRITPEIQKDIEEAKNKLDILAQDVDMKVTIFDHFGKNVPKAHNLSPDAFIQVMLQLAYHRVYRRCCSTYESASLRMFRLGRTDTIRSASSASAAFVKTFDDPRKQNTEKVDLMVKAIKAHRSYTNMAISGQAIDRHLLGLKMVAVEEKMTLPEVFTDTAYAKALHFQLSTSQVPSKTDCVMCFGPVVSNGYGVCYNPMDDHINFAVSSFNSCEETNASRLSQAIEGALLDMKTLLEQTPRSKL, encoded by the exons ATGTGGGGCATTTTCACCAGAACTATG GTAAAGGCGGGGAAATCAAAATCCTGTGGCTTAGCCAAACCCTGTCACTTGGTGAAACCTGTTTCCACGATACGGATCACTGGCAGATACCTGACCCATCAGAGGGGGTTGCCCACACTTCCTGTCCCACCTCTGAAGCAGACCTGTGAGCGTTACATCGCTGCCCTGGAGCCAATCGTCGAGGAGGATGAGTTGAAGCACACCAAAGAGCTGCTGAGTGACTTTCAGGCACCAGGAGGAGTTGGGGAGAGACTGCAGAGAGCCCTGGAGAAGAGAGCACAGCACACTGACAACTGG TTGTCAGAGTGGTGGGTGCAGGTTGCGTATCTTCAATACCGGATGCCCGTAGTGGTTCATTCAAATCCAGGGTTGATCTTACCCCGCATGAACTTTAGGGATAAGCAAGGGCAACTAAG GTTTGCTTCCAAACTGATTGCAGCTGTTTTGGACTTTAAGATTATGACTGACAA TGAGGCCTTACCAGTTGAGTATCTGGGAGGGAAGCCCCTTTGTATGAATCAATTCTATGAAGTGCTGTCATCCTGTCGTGTCCCTGGCCTGACAAGCGACTCCGTGGTGAACCACGCCAAGAGCTCCAGACCCCCTAAACACATCACTGTGGTACACAACCACCAG TTTTTCATGTTGGACGTGTACCACGGGGATGGGACGGCGCTGACAGCTGATcagcttcacactcagctggaGAGGATCTGCAGCGCCTCCCCACAGAGAAACACCGAGCCTGTGGGCGTCCTGACCTCCCAGCAGCGAGACTCCTGGGCCAGAGCCTACCTCAACCTCATCAAGG atCAGACCAACAAAGACTCGGTGTCGGCCATCCAGAGGAGcatcttcctgttgtgtttggaTGGAGCCGTGCCCCCAGTGGCTGATGGGATGTACCGCAGCCTCGCTGCCGTCCAGATGCTGCATGGAGGGGGCTGCCAGTGGAATAGTGGCAATCGTTGGTTTGACAAGACTCTGCAG tttatCGTGGGAGAAGACGGGACGTGTGGGGCAAACTACGAACACGCCCCAGCGGAGGGCCCGCCCATAGTGACCTTAATCGACCACATTGTAGAATACAC GAGGAAGGACGACGCGCCGCGGTCCTCCAGGGTGTCTTTGTCCAAACCTCAGAAACTACACTTCAGAATCACACCTGAGATCCAGAAGGACATTGAGGAGGCCAAGAACAAGCTGGACAT ACTGGCTCAAGACGTAGACATGAAGGTCACCATATTTGACCACTTTGGGAAAAATGTTCCGAAGGCCCACAACCTGAGTCCTGACGCTTTCATACAGGTGATGCTACAGCTGGCATATCACAG GGTTTACCGTCGTTGCTGTTCTACATATGAAAGTGCCTCCCTGAGAATGTTCAGACTGGGACGAACCGACACGATCCGGTCAGCCTCCAGTGCCTCGGCTGCTTTCGTCAAGACCTTTGATGACCCCCGTAAACAG aacACAGAGAAGGTTGATCTGATGGTTAAAGCTATAAAGGCACACAGGTCATACACTAACATG GCGATCAGCGGTCAGGCTATTGATCGACACCTCCTGGGCCTGAAGATGGTGGCTGTTGAGGAAAAAATGACCCTACCTGAGGTTTTCACAGATACTGCCTATGCTAAAGCCTTGCACTTCCAGCTATCTACAAGTCAG GTACCATCCAAGACTGACTGTGTCATGTGCTTTGGGCCGGTCGTGTCCAACGGCTACGGCGTGTGCTACAATCCAATGGATGATCACATCAACTTTGCTGTGTCGTCTTTCAACTCTTGTGAAGAAACCAACGCCTCACGTCTGTCCCAGGCCATAGAGGGGGCGCTGCTGGACATGAAGACGCTGTTGGAACAAACCCCGAGATCTAAACTGTGA